In a single window of the Aridibaculum aurantiacum genome:
- a CDS encoding sensor histidine kinase, producing MPLFKNFEWRIGFRVVLLLVTLTAAAFFVVQLYWIYFIMLLPLIVYLVIEFYRFHHKSYEELSQFVESIHYRDFSRNFDVKHAPTELKPLRKGFNEINTTFKIISKEKETQYQYLQKILELVDTGILSYKEEDGAVVWMNETLKRMLQLPYLKTIHSLAKRDETLYQQILALRPGDAKIATAHLERSSFKVLLSSTAFQTEGEKFKLIAFQNIDEALDETESRAWQKLLSVMTHEIMNSIAPISSLADTLKNRLHLSLNKLNNESGSVDDLELGIETIKRRSEGLLKFAETYRNLNKITTLNVQKIYVRDLFENLYQLMQPTLDQKQVEMEIVLKDPGLQLEADTNLVEQVLINLVVNSLDAVKESEQPRITLSGFIAPGGKVIIRVSDNGAGMSEEVMEKIFIPFFSTKKTGSGIGLSLCKQIMMLHKGSIQIQSVEGKGTTFSLHF from the coding sequence ATGCCTCTCTTTAAAAACTTCGAATGGCGGATTGGTTTCCGTGTAGTGCTGCTGCTGGTTACACTAACAGCTGCGGCATTCTTCGTAGTGCAGTTGTACTGGATATACTTCATCATGCTGCTGCCTTTGATCGTTTACCTCGTAATAGAGTTTTATCGCTTTCATCACAAAAGTTACGAGGAGCTAAGCCAATTTGTAGAGTCTATCCATTACCGCGACTTCAGCCGCAACTTCGATGTAAAGCATGCTCCTACTGAACTGAAACCTTTACGCAAAGGTTTCAACGAGATCAACACCACGTTCAAGATCATTAGTAAAGAAAAGGAAACCCAATACCAATACCTGCAGAAGATACTGGAGCTGGTTGACACGGGCATTCTTTCGTATAAAGAAGAGGATGGAGCGGTAGTATGGATGAACGAAACGCTGAAGCGTATGCTGCAGCTGCCGTACCTCAAAACCATTCATTCACTGGCAAAGCGTGATGAGACATTGTACCAGCAAATACTGGCACTGCGGCCGGGTGATGCAAAAATTGCAACCGCCCATCTTGAAAGATCTTCTTTTAAGGTGCTGCTGTCATCAACAGCATTTCAAACAGAAGGTGAAAAGTTTAAGCTGATTGCTTTCCAAAATATTGATGAAGCGCTTGATGAAACAGAATCACGTGCGTGGCAAAAGCTGCTGAGCGTAATGACACACGAGATCATGAATTCTATTGCGCCAATCTCGTCACTGGCTGATACACTTAAAAACCGGCTGCACTTGTCACTCAATAAACTAAACAATGAAAGTGGCAGTGTAGACGATCTTGAACTAGGCATTGAAACCATCAAACGCCGCAGCGAAGGCTTGCTGAAGTTTGCTGAAACTTATCGCAATCTTAATAAGATCACCACGCTTAACGTGCAAAAAATATACGTGCGTGATCTTTTTGAGAACCTGTACCAACTGATGCAGCCAACGCTCGATCAGAAGCAGGTAGAGATGGAAATTGTACTAAAGGACCCCGGGCTGCAACTGGAAGCTGATACCAACCTGGTAGAACAAGTACTGATCAACCTGGTGGTGAACAGCCTGGATGCGGTAAAAGAGAGCGAGCAGCCGCGCATCACGCTCTCTGGATTTATTGCACCAGGAGGAAAAGTGATTATCAGGGTTTCAGATAATGGTGCAGGCATGTCAGAAGAAGTGATGGAAAAGATCTTTATCCCGTTCTTTAGCACTAAGAAAACGGGTAGTGGCATTGGGCTGAGCTTGTGCAAGCAGATAATGATGCTGCACAAAGGCAGTATCCAAATTCAATCAGTAGAAGGAAAGGGAACAACTTTCTCCCTTCACTTTTGA
- a CDS encoding sigma-54-dependent transcriptional regulator, with amino-acid sequence MLLKNSSVLIVDDDPDVLTAVRLLLKTEAKEVLTERNPENLRDILSRKSFDLVLLDMNFNSSINTGNEGIFWLKKIKEFKSEAAVIMITAYGDIDLAVRSLKEGAADFVVKPWHNEKLISILKDALDKKARGEKGKPKISTVSGTHWQNEVLGESDVMQDIFYKIEKIAPTDANILILGENGTGKDLVAKAIHQQSLRAQKPYVKVDVGSLTESLFESELFGYRKGAFTDAREDRAGRFEAAQGGTLFLDEIGNISLHQQAKLLSVLQNRQVLRLGDHEPRHIDIRLVCATNVPLHELANENRFRKDLVYRINTVEIMMPPLRKRGDDIILLANHFCQLYSNKYLKPVLKLDASAVDKLLNYHFPGNVRELQYSIERAVIMAEGDVLTATDLLFSPLETKKRIEEEPVELNLSSVEKNTILKVIEKNNGNISKAAKELGLTRTALYRRLSKYDI; translated from the coding sequence ATGCTCCTAAAGAATTCTTCAGTATTGATTGTAGATGATGACCCGGATGTTTTAACCGCTGTACGTTTGTTATTAAAAACAGAGGCGAAGGAAGTACTGACGGAACGAAACCCGGAAAACCTCCGCGACATCCTTTCGCGCAAAAGCTTTGATCTTGTGTTGCTCGATATGAACTTCAACAGCTCCATCAACACCGGCAACGAAGGGATCTTTTGGCTGAAGAAAATAAAAGAATTTAAGAGTGAAGCAGCGGTAATTATGATCACTGCGTATGGTGATATAGATCTTGCCGTACGCTCATTAAAAGAAGGCGCGGCTGATTTTGTTGTGAAACCATGGCACAACGAAAAACTGATCAGCATTTTAAAAGATGCCCTGGATAAAAAAGCAAGGGGAGAAAAAGGCAAGCCGAAAATATCTACCGTTAGCGGCACACATTGGCAAAATGAAGTGCTGGGCGAGTCCGATGTGATGCAGGATATTTTTTACAAGATTGAAAAAATAGCACCTACTGATGCCAACATTCTTATTCTAGGAGAAAATGGAACCGGTAAAGACCTGGTGGCTAAAGCCATTCACCAGCAAAGCCTGCGGGCGCAAAAGCCTTATGTAAAAGTAGATGTGGGTTCACTTACCGAAAGCCTGTTTGAGAGCGAGTTGTTTGGCTACCGCAAAGGCGCTTTCACTGATGCACGTGAAGACCGTGCGGGCAGGTTTGAAGCAGCGCAGGGTGGAACTTTATTCCTGGATGAGATAGGCAATATTTCTTTACATCAACAGGCGAAGCTGCTAAGCGTACTACAAAACCGGCAAGTGCTAAGACTTGGGGATCATGAGCCAAGGCATATTGACATAAGGCTGGTATGCGCTACTAATGTGCCCCTGCACGAACTGGCGAATGAAAACCGTTTCAGGAAGGACCTTGTCTACCGAATAAATACAGTTGAGATAATGATGCCGCCACTGCGGAAGCGTGGTGATGATATCATTTTGCTGGCAAATCATTTCTGCCAATTGTACAGCAATAAATATTTGAAACCTGTACTAAAGCTGGATGCCTCTGCCGTAGATAAACTTTTGAATTATCATTTTCCCGGAAATGTGCGTGAATTGCAATATTCAATAGAGCGTGCCGTCATTATGGCGGAAGGAGATGTGCTTACAGCTACCGATCTTCTTTTCTCACCATTAGAAACTAAAAAAAGAATAGAGGAAGAGCCGGTGGAGCTAAATTTAAGTTCAGTAGAAAAGAACACGATACTGAAGGTGATAGAAAAGAACAATGGCAATATTTCAAAAGCAGCTAAAGAACTTGGCCTTACAAGAACTGCATTGTACAGGAGGTTGAGTAAGTATGATATTTAG
- the nadB gene encoding L-aspartate oxidase: MITDFLVIGSGIAGLTYAVKVAEARPEKKVTIITKAYSDETNTKYAQGGIAGVWDEADSFQKHIEDTLVAGDGLCNEAIVEIVVKEGPQRIREIIEWGAQFDKDPDGDYSLGKEGGHSMNRILHHKDVTGKEMERALLKKIESLPNVDLITHCFVVDIITQHHLGYLVTKATTDIECYGVYLLNLETNQIEKVLSTVTILATGGNGQAYRTTTNPTIATGDGVAMVYRAKGRIENMEFIQFHPTALFEPGVSPSFLITEAVRGDGGILRNKAGEAFMEKYDSRKDLAPRDIVARAIDNEMKKGGTEHVYLDCRHMDKYKFIHHFPNIYEKCMSIGIDIADDMIPVAPAAHYSCGGIRTDEWARTSIKNLYACGECASTGLHGANRLASNSLLEAMVFGHRAYLDSIQREPLAKNNKRRNTVPDWDAKGTREPDEMILITQSLKELQQIMSDYVGIVRTIVRLARAMKRLDLLYEETEQLYQTTYVSPQLCELRNLISVGYLIVKGAQFRKESRGLHFNTDYPEKSEIMENVIL, translated from the coding sequence ATGATAACTGATTTCCTTGTTATAGGCAGCGGAATAGCCGGCCTTACATATGCCGTTAAAGTTGCCGAAGCACGTCCTGAAAAAAAGGTAACCATCATCACCAAAGCTTATTCTGATGAAACCAATACCAAATATGCACAAGGCGGTATAGCCGGCGTATGGGATGAGGCGGATAGTTTTCAAAAACATATAGAAGATACATTGGTGGCTGGCGATGGCCTTTGCAATGAAGCCATTGTAGAGATTGTAGTGAAGGAAGGGCCGCAGCGCATCCGTGAGATCATTGAATGGGGAGCGCAATTCGATAAAGATCCCGATGGTGATTATTCTCTTGGCAAAGAGGGCGGGCATAGCATGAACCGCATCCTGCACCACAAAGATGTAACAGGTAAGGAAATGGAACGTGCGCTGCTAAAGAAGATCGAGAGCCTTCCCAACGTTGATCTTATAACGCACTGCTTCGTGGTCGATATCATTACACAGCACCACCTCGGTTACCTTGTTACCAAAGCTACTACCGACATAGAATGTTATGGTGTATACCTGCTAAACCTGGAGACGAACCAGATAGAAAAGGTCTTATCCACCGTTACCATTCTGGCAACCGGAGGAAATGGACAAGCCTATCGCACCACTACTAATCCAACTATTGCTACAGGCGACGGCGTGGCTATGGTATACCGTGCAAAAGGCAGGATTGAAAACATGGAGTTCATCCAGTTTCACCCTACTGCGCTTTTTGAACCCGGCGTCTCTCCTTCTTTTTTGATAACAGAAGCCGTACGCGGCGATGGCGGCATTTTGCGCAATAAAGCTGGCGAGGCTTTCATGGAGAAATATGATTCACGAAAAGACCTTGCACCACGTGATATAGTAGCACGTGCCATAGATAATGAAATGAAAAAAGGTGGTACGGAGCATGTATACCTGGACTGCCGCCACATGGATAAGTATAAGTTCATTCACCATTTTCCAAACATCTACGAGAAGTGTATGAGCATTGGCATAGACATAGCCGATGACATGATTCCTGTAGCGCCTGCGGCGCATTATAGCTGTGGTGGAATAAGGACCGATGAATGGGCACGCACATCTATCAAAAATCTGTATGCCTGCGGCGAATGTGCCAGTACAGGCTTGCATGGTGCCAACCGCCTTGCCAGCAATAGCTTGTTAGAGGCTATGGTTTTCGGACATCGTGCATACCTGGATAGTATACAGCGTGAACCGCTGGCAAAGAACAACAAAAGGCGAAATACTGTACCTGATTGGGATGCAAAAGGAACACGTGAACCAGATGAAATGATCCTGATAACACAGAGCCTGAAAGAGCTGCAGCAGATCATGAGTGACTATGTAGGTATTGTGCGAACCATTGTGCGTTTGGCGCGTGCTATGAAGCGACTGGACCTGCTTTACGAAGAGACAGAACAACTATACCAGACTACCTATGTTTCGCCGCAACTGTGCGAACTGCGCAACCTGATCTCTGTTGGTTACCTGATTGTAAAAGGAGCACAGTTTAGAAAAGAAAGCCGCGGCTTGCATTTCAATACAGACTACCCTGAGAAGTCAGAGATAATGGAGAACGTTATCTTGTAG
- a CDS encoding HlyD family efflux transporter periplasmic adaptor subunit, with translation MDRIIKKNRWSRKRLLTIGTITMIVLLIAGSFYFTSGKSRLNVDTERITISEVKKAAFQEFIPVNGIVMPLTTIYLDAAEGGRVDEVFVEDGAFLKKGQAIMKLANTDLELSLSNQETAVFEVLTQMQNTRNNAEQNTIRQLNQMAEVDNALVEAERIYKLNKYLYDEKALARQDLLSAENNYKYQVRRKKLTEETLKNDSASGRQQVGQMRESYSRMQNALHLMRRKVNDLVVRAPVDGQITSLDAEIGQSKNRGERLGQIDVMSGFKVRADIDEHYISRIYTGLMGEFSLAGKNYKLKIRKVYTQVNNGRFQVDMEFVDGIPDGIRRGQTLQIRLALSDETQAVLLAKGGFYQQTGGNWVFKVNESGSMAYKVDVQLGRQNPEYYEVLQGLQPGDKIVTSSYENYGNMQELVLRREK, from the coding sequence GTGGATAGAATAATTAAAAAGAATAGGTGGTCACGTAAAAGGTTACTAACCATTGGAACCATCACGATGATCGTTCTGCTAATAGCCGGCAGCTTCTACTTTACTTCCGGTAAAAGCAGGTTGAATGTTGATACTGAACGCATTACTATTTCTGAGGTAAAAAAGGCTGCTTTCCAGGAGTTCATTCCCGTGAATGGCATCGTGATGCCGCTTACCACCATTTACCTTGATGCTGCGGAAGGAGGAAGAGTAGATGAGGTGTTTGTAGAAGATGGTGCTTTTCTTAAGAAAGGCCAGGCAATCATGAAGCTGGCGAATACGGACCTGGAACTTAGTTTAAGCAACCAGGAGACTGCAGTGTTTGAAGTGCTGACGCAAATGCAAAATACCCGCAACAATGCAGAGCAGAATACCATTCGCCAATTGAACCAAATGGCTGAAGTTGACAACGCTCTTGTGGAAGCTGAAAGAATTTATAAACTGAATAAGTACCTGTATGATGAGAAGGCACTGGCCCGGCAGGATTTACTGAGTGCTGAAAATAATTACAAGTACCAGGTGCGCCGCAAGAAGCTAACAGAAGAAACATTGAAGAACGACTCTGCAAGTGGTCGCCAGCAGGTAGGACAAATGAGAGAGAGCTACAGCCGTATGCAAAACGCGCTGCACCTGATGCGCCGCAAGGTGAATGACCTTGTTGTTCGTGCACCGGTTGATGGACAGATCACTTCGCTGGATGCAGAGATTGGGCAATCAAAGAACCGTGGCGAAAGACTTGGACAGATAGATGTGATGAGCGGTTTTAAAGTTCGTGCTGATATAGACGAACATTACATCTCGAGGATCTACACAGGCCTGATGGGTGAGTTCTCGTTGGCAGGAAAAAATTATAAGCTTAAAATCAGAAAGGTATATACGCAGGTAAACAACGGCCGCTTCCAGGTAGATATGGAGTTTGTTGATGGTATACCTGATGGCATTCGTCGCGGGCAAACACTGCAGATACGCCTTGCACTAAGCGATGAGACACAAGCCGTGTTATTAGCAAAAGGTGGCTTCTACCAACAGACTGGCGGCAACTGGGTTTTTAAGGTAAATGAAAGTGGCAGCATGGCTTATAAAGTAGACGTACAGCTAGGCAGACAGAACCCAGAGTACTACGAAGTGCTGCAAGGCCTTCAGCCGGGAGATAAGATTGTTACATCGAGCTACGAGAACTATGGGAATATGCAGGAGCTGGTGTTGAGGAGGGAGAAGTAG
- a CDS encoding four helix bundle protein, whose translation MRNFQQLEFWKRSHLLTLKIYRLTQNFPKEETYGLTSQMRRSSASISTNIAEGCGRHSNGDFKRFLIISTGSCSELHYQVLLSHDLGYIDEITYKELDEEIIQLRKMIYSYADKLD comes from the coding sequence ATGAGAAATTTTCAACAGCTTGAATTTTGGAAAAGAAGTCATCTATTAACCCTCAAAATCTACCGCCTCACCCAAAACTTTCCCAAAGAAGAAACTTATGGTCTTACCTCCCAGATGCGCCGCTCATCAGCATCCATTTCTACTAACATTGCTGAAGGCTGCGGCAGGCATAGCAATGGAGACTTCAAAAGATTTCTAATCATTTCCACTGGCTCATGTTCCGAACTTCACTACCAGGTCTTGCTAAGTCATGACCTAGGCTACATTGATGAAATCACCTACAAAGAACTTGATGAAGAAATCATTCAGCTTAGGAAAATGATCTATAGCTACGCTGACAAACTCGACTGA
- a CDS encoding type II toxin-antitoxin system VapC family toxin — protein MSGNSYFLDTNIISYYIEGNEEARAFLEESFIYISFITELELLSIPTLPANKLDQVHELLQTFKIFQFSPAIKELTISYKRDFKLKIPDAIIAATASVLQMPLVTADSAFKKAPLPIIYFQP, from the coding sequence ATGAGTGGGAATAGTTACTTTCTTGATACCAACATCATATCTTATTACATAGAAGGTAATGAAGAAGCACGTGCTTTTTTAGAAGAAAGTTTTATCTATATTTCATTCATTACAGAACTTGAGCTTTTATCAATTCCTACACTTCCTGCAAATAAACTTGATCAGGTACATGAGCTTTTACAAACATTTAAAATCTTCCAATTCAGCCCTGCAATCAAGGAACTTACTATTTCGTACAAAAGAGATTTCAAATTGAAGATACCAGACGCAATCATTGCTGCAACTGCATCAGTTTTACAAATGCCGCTTGTTACAGCAGATAGTGCTTTTAAAAAAGCTCCACTACCAATTATCTATTTCCAACCATGA
- a CDS encoding ABC transporter ATP-binding protein — protein sequence MISISQLEKVYRTEDVETIALNKLNFEVNEGEFVAVMGPSGCGKSTLLNIVGLLDDPDSGSFKFNGQEVAHFNERKRADLRKRNIGFVFQSFNLIDELTVFENVELPLIYLGVKAPDRKKRVEDVLDKMQIMHRRNHYPQQLSGGQQQRVAVARAVVNNPKLILADEPTGNLDSSNGNEVMQLLTDLNEQGTTIVMVTHSEHDARYSHRIIRMLDGQTVLENIMV from the coding sequence ATGATATCTATCTCTCAACTCGAAAAAGTCTACCGTACTGAAGATGTAGAAACCATCGCTCTTAATAAGCTAAACTTCGAAGTGAACGAAGGTGAATTTGTAGCTGTAATGGGACCTTCTGGATGTGGTAAGTCTACACTGCTTAACATCGTTGGTTTACTTGATGACCCAGATAGCGGAAGCTTTAAGTTCAACGGCCAGGAAGTGGCACATTTCAACGAAAGGAAGCGCGCTGATTTGCGCAAACGCAACATTGGTTTTGTATTTCAAAGTTTCAATTTGATTGATGAGCTAACAGTATTTGAAAACGTAGAACTTCCTCTGATCTACCTGGGTGTAAAGGCGCCAGACAGGAAGAAGCGTGTAGAAGACGTACTTGACAAAATGCAGATCATGCATCGTCGAAATCATTATCCACAACAGCTTTCAGGCGGACAACAACAGCGTGTAGCTGTAGCAAGAGCAGTGGTAAATAATCCTAAACTTATTCTCGCGGATGAACCAACCGGTAATCTTGATTCATCAAACGGTAATGAAGTAATGCAACTGCTAACCGATCTGAACGAACAAGGAACAACCATAGTTATGGTAACACACTCAGAGCATGATGCACGTTATAGCCATCGCATCATTCGTATGCTGGATGGACAAACGGTGCTCGAAAATATCATGGTGTAG
- the ispG gene encoding (E)-4-hydroxy-3-methylbut-2-enyl-diphosphate synthase yields the protein MQLYCESLTEYKRLATREVAIGNLKLGNFHPIRLQTMTTTDTMDTMATVEQTIRCIEAGAELVRITAPSKKEAENLLNIKNELHRRGYTTPLVADIHFTPNAAEIAARIVEKVRVNPGNYVDKKKFELLEYTDAEYLEEIDRIRERFTPLISICKEYGTAMRIGTNHGSLSDRIMSRYGDTPMGMVESAMEFLRIARAENYHNILLSMKSSNPQVMVQAYRLLIAQMMQEFNECYPLHLGVTEAGDGEDGRVKSAAGIGTLLEDGIGDTVRVSLTEDPEFEIPVCRDLVKRYNDRSQHVKGIAPIETEAALSYSPFEYRRRTSFAIDNIGDKHVPVVVADLSKIENITPAHLEGVGYKYDAASDKWTINDSAADYIFTGNQVLPFALPGTLKVIVYPATWQQVVADASITPDGVTKYFPIYQDAGFVKAKERSGIMNFVMFDCFSDDTPLNDFTHLDDVANDPTVVICLSSENKHAMPAVRRMFMELQERKINNPVVIICDSNWSSADEHLVHYATECGALLLDGFGDGICLGMTSKAYESASATNASGRNYLNNQTTEQFINSTAFTILQATRTRISKTEYISCPSCGRTLFDLQETTAKIRAVTNHLKGVKIAIMGCIVNGPGEMADADFGYVGSGPGKITLYKGKEVVKRNVPSDIAVSELILLLKENDAWVEPVV from the coding sequence ATGCAATTATATTGTGAATCGCTTACTGAATATAAACGTCTGGCTACCCGAGAGGTCGCTATAGGCAACCTGAAGCTGGGAAACTTTCACCCGATCCGCCTGCAGACCATGACCACCACCGACACCATGGATACCATGGCTACCGTGGAGCAAACCATCCGCTGTATAGAGGCAGGTGCTGAGCTGGTGCGTATTACGGCGCCCAGCAAAAAAGAGGCTGAAAACCTGCTGAACATTAAGAATGAATTGCATCGCAGGGGCTATACCACACCGCTGGTTGCCGATATACATTTTACACCAAATGCCGCAGAAATAGCAGCACGCATAGTAGAAAAGGTGCGGGTGAACCCAGGCAATTACGTAGACAAAAAGAAGTTTGAACTGCTGGAATATACGGATGCCGAATATTTAGAAGAGATAGACCGCATCCGCGAAAGGTTCACGCCGTTGATATCTATTTGTAAAGAATACGGTACTGCAATGCGAATAGGTACCAACCACGGCAGTCTTAGCGATCGCATCATGAGCCGCTATGGCGATACGCCGATGGGCATGGTTGAAAGTGCTATGGAGTTCCTCCGTATTGCGCGTGCAGAAAATTACCACAACATCCTGCTGAGCATGAAGAGCAGCAACCCGCAGGTGATGGTGCAGGCATACAGGCTGCTGATAGCGCAGATGATGCAAGAGTTTAACGAATGCTACCCACTGCACCTTGGGGTAACAGAAGCCGGCGATGGCGAAGATGGTCGTGTGAAGAGTGCGGCAGGTATAGGTACTTTGCTGGAAGATGGCATCGGCGACACCGTTCGTGTTAGCCTTACAGAAGATCCTGAATTTGAGATACCTGTGTGCCGCGACCTGGTGAAACGTTACAACGACCGCAGCCAGCATGTAAAAGGTATTGCGCCAATAGAAACAGAGGCAGCCTTATCGTATTCTCCTTTTGAATACCGCCGCCGCACTTCTTTTGCCATAGATAATATTGGTGATAAGCATGTACCGGTGGTAGTGGCGGATCTTAGTAAAATAGAGAATATCACTCCCGCACATTTAGAAGGTGTGGGTTATAAATATGATGCAGCTTCTGACAAATGGACCATCAATGACTCGGCGGCTGATTATATTTTTACTGGGAACCAGGTGCTGCCCTTTGCTTTACCGGGCACACTTAAGGTGATCGTTTATCCTGCCACATGGCAACAGGTAGTAGCAGATGCTTCCATTACACCAGATGGTGTCACCAAGTACTTTCCTATTTACCAGGATGCAGGATTTGTAAAAGCCAAAGAGCGTAGTGGCATCATGAACTTCGTGATGTTTGACTGCTTTAGCGACGACACCCCGCTTAACGATTTCACGCACTTGGATGATGTTGCCAACGATCCAACAGTTGTTATCTGCCTGAGCAGCGAGAATAAGCATGCTATGCCTGCTGTTCGCCGGATGTTCATGGAGCTGCAGGAGCGCAAGATCAATAATCCTGTGGTCATCATCTGCGACAGCAATTGGAGCAGCGCCGATGAACACCTGGTGCATTATGCTACAGAATGTGGTGCGCTACTGCTGGATGGTTTTGGCGATGGCATCTGCCTCGGCATGACTTCCAAAGCATACGAGAGTGCTTCTGCTACCAATGCATCGGGAAGGAACTACCTGAACAACCAGACGACGGAGCAGTTCATCAACAGTACAGCATTTACCATATTGCAAGCTACACGTACAAGAATTTCTAAAACCGAATATATCAGCTGCCCCAGCTGCGGCCGCACCTTATTTGACCTACAGGAGACGACCGCTAAAATTCGTGCAGTTACCAATCACCTGAAGGGCGTAAAGATCGCCATCATGGGTTGTATAGTGAATGGACCCGGTGAAATGGCCGATGCGGATTTTGGCTATGTAGGTAGCGGACCGGGCAAGATCACATTGTACAAAGGAAAAGAAGTAGTGAAGCGGAATGTGCCAAGTGATATAGCTGTTTCAGAGCTTATTCTGCTACTGAAGGAAAACGACGCATGGGTAGAGCCGGTTGTTTAG